In Sulfitobacter sp. OXR-159, one DNA window encodes the following:
- a CDS encoding enoyl-CoA hydratase family protein, whose protein sequence is MRSDVTHFQCEIKDRIATVRLDRPDRKNPLTFDSYAELRDWFRDLVYADDVDVVIFGSNGGNFSSGGDVHDIIGPLTRMNMKELLRFTRMTGDLVKAIVNCGKPVIAAVDGVCVGAGAIIAMASDLRLATAEAKTAFLFTRVGLAGCDMGACAILPRIIGQTRAAELLYTGRAMSAEEGERWGFYNRLVTGETLEGEALKLAQKIQAGPNFAHMMTKTMLAQEWAMSIEQAIEAEAQAQAICMQTGDFERAYNAFVAKERPVFEGD, encoded by the coding sequence ATGCGCAGTGATGTGACGCATTTCCAATGTGAAATCAAAGACCGGATCGCCACCGTGCGGCTTGACCGGCCTGACCGCAAGAACCCCCTGACCTTCGACAGCTACGCCGAGCTGCGCGACTGGTTCCGCGATCTGGTCTATGCCGATGACGTTGATGTGGTGATCTTTGGCTCCAACGGCGGAAACTTTAGCTCCGGCGGCGATGTGCATGATATCATTGGTCCTTTGACCCGCATGAATATGAAGGAACTACTGCGTTTCACGCGCATGACCGGCGATTTGGTCAAGGCCATCGTGAACTGCGGCAAGCCGGTCATTGCCGCCGTCGATGGCGTCTGCGTGGGCGCGGGCGCGATTATCGCCATGGCCTCGGACCTGCGGCTGGCAACGGCAGAGGCCAAGACCGCCTTCCTTTTCACTCGCGTAGGCCTTGCGGGCTGCGACATGGGCGCCTGCGCGATCCTGCCGCGCATCATCGGCCAGACACGGGCGGCCGAACTGCTCTACACCGGGCGCGCCATGTCTGCCGAAGAAGGGGAACGCTGGGGTTTCTACAACCGGTTGGTGACGGGCGAGACGCTGGAAGGTGAGGCGCTAAAGCTGGCGCAGAAAATCCAAGCCGGCCCGAATTTCGCGCATATGATGACCAAGACGATGTTGGCCCAAGAATGGGCGATGTCCATCGAACAGGCGATCGAAGCCGAGGCGCAAGCGCAGGCGATCTGCATGCAAACGGGCGATTTTGAACGCGCCTACAACGCTTTCGTCGCCAAGGAACGCCCGGTCTTCGAAGGGGACTGA
- a CDS encoding MarR family winged helix-turn-helix transcriptional regulator, with protein sequence MSDVAKDRVRLWLRLLKVVRGLEQELRDTLRREHNTTLPRFDVMSALSRHPEGLKMSQLSGVLRVSNGNVTGIADRLSEEGLVERIPVPGDRRAMMLRLTPAGTAQFARQAQAHEDWINEKLRGISSEEARAMAARLQAFAAQTEEKEKANAQ encoded by the coding sequence ATGAGCGATGTGGCCAAGGATCGCGTGCGCCTCTGGCTGCGGCTGCTGAAAGTCGTGCGGGGGCTGGAGCAAGAGTTGCGCGATACGCTGCGGCGCGAGCATAACACGACGCTGCCGCGGTTCGACGTAATGTCGGCCCTCTCGCGCCATCCCGAAGGGCTGAAGATGAGCCAGCTTTCGGGCGTGCTGCGCGTGTCTAACGGCAATGTCACCGGCATCGCCGACCGTCTGAGCGAGGAGGGGCTGGTCGAACGCATCCCGGTCCCCGGCGACCGCCGCGCGATGATGCTGCGCTTGACCCCCGCGGGCACGGCGCAATTCGCCCGCCAAGCGCAGGCGCATGAAGACTGGATCAACGAAAAACTGCGCGGAATCTCCTCCGAGGAAGCCCGCGCCATGGCGGCCCGCCTGCAGGCTTTCGCCGCCCAAACGGAAGAAAAGGAAAAAGCCAATGCGCAGTGA
- a CDS encoding SDR family NAD(P)-dependent oxidoreductase gives MSHIVITGGGTGVGAEIAHAVAGTGAKVTIMGRREGPLRDQGLPFQTCDVTDADAVQAAFAAAREQNGPITGVIANAGAAHSAPFHKITAQDMNNMMAVNVTGVFNVWQAALSEMKDAGQGRLIAVASTAGLKGYPYVAGYVAAKHGVVGLTRALALELARTGITVNAICPGFIDTPLLERSVENITKTTGKSAEEARALLKRASPQNRFVETSEVAGAVLYLLSGAAASVNGHALALSGGEV, from the coding sequence ATGAGCCATATCGTCATCACCGGCGGCGGCACTGGCGTAGGGGCCGAGATCGCCCATGCGGTGGCCGGAACCGGCGCCAAGGTCACCATCATGGGCCGCCGCGAGGGGCCGCTGCGCGATCAGGGCCTGCCGTTTCAGACCTGCGACGTGACCGATGCGGATGCCGTGCAAGCGGCCTTTGCCGCCGCCCGCGAGCAGAATGGCCCGATCACCGGCGTCATCGCCAATGCGGGCGCGGCGCATTCCGCGCCCTTCCACAAGATCACCGCACAGGACATGAATAATATGATGGCGGTGAACGTCACCGGCGTCTTCAACGTCTGGCAGGCCGCGCTGTCGGAGATGAAAGACGCCGGGCAGGGGCGTTTGATCGCCGTGGCCTCCACCGCGGGGCTCAAGGGCTATCCTTACGTTGCGGGCTATGTCGCGGCGAAACATGGGGTCGTCGGCCTGACCCGCGCGCTGGCGTTGGAACTGGCGCGCACGGGCATCACCGTGAACGCAATATGCCCGGGCTTCATCGACACGCCGCTCTTGGAACGCTCGGTCGAGAACATCACGAAGACCACCGGCAAAAGCGCCGAGGAGGCCCGCGCCTTGCTGAAACGCGCCAGCCCGCAGAACCGCTTTGTCGAAACCTCCGAGGTCGCCGGTGCTGTGCTCTACCTGCTGTCGGGCGCCGCGGCTTCGGTCAACGGCCACGCGCTCGCGCTATCGGGGGGCGAAGTATGA
- a CDS encoding bifunctional salicylyl-CoA 5-hydroxylase/oxidoreductase has product MRAICLGGGPAGLYFAISLKLRQPEADVTVLERNRADDTFGWGVVLSDETLDNLEVNDPVSAREIRSHFAYWDDIALHHKGNVIHSTGHGFCGIGRKRLLLILQERARALGVNLQFETEVKDASEYMDDYDLVVASDGLNSRTRMEFEETFKPDIDVRRCPFVWLGTHQKFDNAFTFIFEKTGKGWIWVHAYQFDKDTATFIVECSQDTFDAYGFGEKTQEETIAICEEIFKDHLDGHKLMTNASHIRGSAWIKFPRVLCEKWSHQNVVLLGDASATAHFSIGSGTKLALESAISLAKHVSDDKDLTTAFEKYEEARRLEVLRLQSAARNSVEWFEDVERYLDLDPVQLNYSMLTRSQRISHENLRERDPKWLEGAERWFLEQAGADTNGPVRAPMFAPFQLRDMKLENRIVVSPMAQYKAVDGCPTDWHFVHYAERAKGGAGLVYTEMTCVSPEGRITPGCPGLYAPEHEAAWKRLTDFVHAETEAKICCQIGHSGRKGSTQLGWEEMDAPLKTGNWDIISASAIPWSDNNALPKAATRADMDVIRDEFVEATRMAERANFDMVELHAAHGYLISSFISPLSNQREDAYGGSLENRMRYPLEVFKAMRDAWPEGKPMAVRISANDWVEEDGVTPDEAVEIARMFSEAGADIIDVSAGQTSKQAKPVYGRMFQTPFSDRIRNDGGIKTMAVGNIYEADHVNSILMAGRADLVCLARPHLADPYWTLHAAAAIGDRHADWPLPYGPGRDQAWRLADRAAEMEKV; this is encoded by the coding sequence ATGCGTGCAATCTGTCTTGGCGGCGGTCCTGCGGGGCTGTACTTCGCGATTTCGCTGAAACTGCGCCAGCCCGAGGCCGATGTGACGGTGCTGGAACGCAACCGCGCCGATGATACCTTCGGCTGGGGCGTTGTGCTGTCGGATGAAACGCTGGATAATCTTGAGGTTAACGACCCCGTCTCGGCACGCGAAATCCGCAGCCATTTCGCCTATTGGGACGATATCGCCCTGCACCACAAGGGCAACGTGATCCACAGCACCGGCCATGGTTTCTGCGGTATTGGGCGCAAGCGGCTGCTGCTGATCTTGCAAGAGCGGGCGCGCGCGTTGGGCGTGAACCTGCAGTTCGAGACCGAGGTCAAGGATGCCTCCGAATACATGGATGACTACGATCTGGTGGTCGCCTCCGACGGTCTGAACTCCAGAACCCGGATGGAATTCGAAGAAACCTTTAAACCAGACATCGACGTGCGCCGCTGCCCCTTCGTCTGGCTCGGCACGCATCAGAAATTCGACAACGCTTTTACCTTCATCTTTGAAAAGACCGGCAAAGGCTGGATCTGGGTCCACGCCTATCAGTTCGACAAAGACACGGCGACTTTCATCGTCGAATGTAGCCAAGACACCTTTGACGCCTATGGATTTGGCGAAAAAACCCAAGAAGAAACCATCGCGATCTGCGAGGAGATCTTTAAGGACCACCTCGACGGCCACAAACTGATGACCAACGCCAGCCACATCCGCGGTTCGGCTTGGATCAAGTTCCCTCGCGTGCTTTGCGAAAAGTGGAGCCACCAGAATGTTGTGCTGCTGGGCGATGCCTCGGCCACGGCGCATTTCTCGATCGGGTCGGGCACGAAACTGGCGCTGGAATCTGCGATCTCGCTAGCGAAACATGTCAGCGACGACAAAGACCTGACCACCGCCTTCGAGAAATACGAAGAAGCCCGCCGCCTTGAAGTGCTGCGCCTGCAATCGGCGGCGCGCAACTCGGTTGAATGGTTCGAGGATGTTGAGCGTTACCTCGATCTGGACCCGGTGCAGTTGAACTACTCCATGCTGACCCGCAGCCAGCGGATCAGCCACGAGAACCTGCGCGAGCGTGACCCCAAGTGGCTTGAGGGGGCCGAGAGATGGTTCCTCGAACAGGCCGGTGCTGACACCAATGGCCCCGTCCGCGCGCCAATGTTCGCGCCGTTTCAACTGCGCGACATGAAGCTTGAAAACCGCATCGTCGTCTCGCCCATGGCGCAGTACAAGGCCGTCGACGGCTGCCCGACCGACTGGCATTTCGTGCATTACGCCGAACGCGCCAAGGGCGGCGCGGGGCTGGTCTATACCGAGATGACCTGCGTCTCGCCCGAGGGCCGCATCACGCCGGGCTGTCCGGGCCTTTATGCGCCTGAGCACGAAGCCGCGTGGAAACGCCTGACCGATTTCGTTCATGCCGAGACCGAAGCGAAGATTTGCTGCCAGATCGGCCACTCGGGCCGCAAAGGCTCGACCCAACTGGGTTGGGAGGAAATGGACGCGCCGCTGAAAACGGGCAACTGGGACATCATCTCGGCTTCCGCGATCCCGTGGTCGGACAACAATGCCCTGCCCAAAGCGGCGACCCGCGCAGACATGGACGTGATCCGCGACGAATTCGTCGAAGCCACCCGCATGGCCGAGCGCGCCAACTTCGACATGGTCGAACTGCATGCGGCACACGGCTACTTGATCTCGTCCTTCATCTCGCCGCTGTCGAACCAGCGCGAGGATGCCTATGGCGGCAGTCTTGAAAACCGCATGCGCTACCCGCTTGAGGTGTTCAAAGCGATGCGCGACGCTTGGCCCGAAGGCAAGCCGATGGCGGTGCGCATCTCGGCCAACGACTGGGTCGAAGAAGACGGCGTGACCCCCGACGAAGCCGTTGAAATCGCTCGTATGTTCAGTGAGGCGGGGGCCGATATCATCGACGTCTCGGCAGGCCAGACCTCGAAACAGGCCAAGCCTGTCTATGGCCGCATGTTCCAGACCCCGTTCAGCGACCGCATCCGCAACGATGGCGGTATCAAGACCATGGCCGTGGGCAACATCTACGAGGCCGACCACGTCAACTCGATCCTGATGGCGGGGCGTGCCGATCTGGTCTGCCTTGCCCGGCCACATCTGGCCGATCCCTATTGGACCCTGCACGCCGCGGCCGCCATCGGCGACCGCCACGCCGATTGGCCGCTGCCCTACGGCCCGGGCCGCGATCAGGCATGGCGTCTGGCAGACCGCGCGGCGGAGATGGAGAAAGTATGA
- a CDS encoding 2-dehydro-3-deoxygalactonokinase: MTDVSKADWLAVEVQDARLQVWAMQGGSALETATAECDPAGLTSASAFDAALKTLTAPWQLPRLPVFVAGLPVGWTAAAPRMVPCTATAEGATPLRTENFDLQVIPALRQQSPSGLLRGAETRIAGFLSLNKDWDGVICLPGATSIWAQISAGEVVSFQTFLTGELLDLLGDGTPAEGTALDDTAFDDALSDGLSRPERLAGRLASIRADLALKDIPPPTAEARLAGTLIGAELAAARAYWLGQTLAVIGTGGAAQLYLRALTQQGAPATEAEGSRMALAGICAVRRAVKGG, encoded by the coding sequence ATGACCGATGTAAGCAAAGCAGACTGGCTGGCGGTTGAGGTCCAAGACGCGCGGTTGCAGGTCTGGGCGATGCAGGGCGGATCGGCGCTTGAGACCGCCACGGCGGAGTGCGACCCGGCGGGCCTGACCAGCGCCTCGGCCTTTGACGCCGCGCTCAAGACACTCACCGCGCCGTGGCAATTACCGCGTTTGCCGGTCTTCGTGGCGGGCCTGCCCGTAGGCTGGACCGCCGCCGCGCCCCGCATGGTGCCCTGCACCGCCACTGCCGAAGGTGCGACGCCTCTCCGCACAGAAAACTTCGACCTTCAGGTCATCCCCGCCCTGCGGCAGCAAAGCCCCAGCGGGCTGCTACGAGGGGCCGAGACACGGATCGCGGGCTTTCTGAGCCTCAACAAAGACTGGGACGGGGTGATCTGCTTGCCAGGCGCGACTTCGATCTGGGCGCAGATCAGCGCGGGCGAAGTGGTGAGCTTTCAGACTTTCCTGACCGGGGAATTGCTGGACCTTTTGGGCGACGGCACCCCAGCCGAGGGCACGGCGCTGGACGACACGGCCTTTGACGATGCGCTGAGCGATGGGCTGTCGCGGCCCGAGCGGCTGGCGGGGCGTTTGGCCTCCATCCGGGCTGATCTGGCTTTGAAGGATATCCCGCCGCCCACGGCAGAGGCGCGGTTGGCTGGCACGCTGATCGGCGCGGAACTTGCGGCGGCGCGGGCCTATTGGCTGGGGCAAACGCTGGCGGTGATCGGCACGGGCGGCGCGGCGCAGCTTTACTTGCGGGCTCTGACCCAGCAGGGCGCCCCGGCGACAGAGGCCGAGGGCAGCCGCATGGCGCTGGCCGGAATTTGCGCGGTGCGGCGGGCAGTAAAGGGGGGCTGA
- the hpaR gene encoding homoprotocatechuate degradation operon regulator HpaR — protein sequence MATMPPLRRTARSLPIALLRARERVMGPIREILNESGISEQKFRVLRVVEESGPMEQTALAQQACLLLPSLTRMLRAMEQEGLLSRASDPDDGRKSIVTITDQGQQVLQDHAGDAAALFSDFEARFGKQRMEDLLDMLEDLVNLDMQKKTDGPKKD from the coding sequence ATGGCCACAATGCCCCCCCTGCGCCGCACTGCCCGCTCCCTTCCGATTGCGCTGTTGCGCGCGCGGGAAAGGGTGATGGGGCCGATCCGGGAAATCCTGAACGAAAGCGGCATCTCGGAACAGAAGTTTCGCGTTCTGCGCGTGGTCGAGGAATCCGGCCCGATGGAGCAGACAGCGCTGGCGCAGCAAGCCTGTTTGTTGCTGCCGAGCCTGACCCGCATGCTGCGCGCGATGGAGCAAGAAGGGCTGCTAAGCCGTGCCAGTGACCCCGACGACGGGCGCAAATCTATCGTCACGATCACCGATCAGGGCCAGCAGGTGCTGCAAGACCACGCGGGCGACGCCGCCGCGTTGTTTTCGGATTTCGAAGCCCGTTTCGGCAAGCAGCGAATGGAAGACCTGCTGGATATGCTCGAAGACCTCGTTAATCTGGACATGCAGAAAAAGACTGACGGGCCAAAGAAAGACTGA
- a CDS encoding pyridoxal phosphate-dependent decarboxylase family protein, with product MNWEDFRQWGRRAADWAADYHAGLRNEPVRAQVAPGAVLSALPDAPPEGAEAMQAIFDDFEQTIMPGMTHWQHPRFFAYFPANAAPVSVLAEYFVSAIAAQCMLWQTSPAATELETRVCDWMRQAIGLPDGFTGVIQDSASSATLCAVLTMRERALDWQGNKAGLSGQPRLRVYCSAEVHTSVDRAIWIAGLGEENLVRIPTHGPTRAMDADALRAAIAADRAAGHQPAGIIACTGGTSAGASDDIAAVMDVAEAEGLYTHVDAAWAGSAMICPEFRSLWAGVVRADSVVMNPHKWLGAQFDCTTHFLRNPDDLVRTLAIQPEYLKTHGADGIVNYSEWSVPLGRRFRALKLWFLIRAHGLGGLREMIRNHVTWAQDLAARLEATEGFEVVTQPMLSLFTFRHLATADLDAHNQDLLNRINDDGRIYLTQTRIDGALVIRFQAGAFTATAEDVAMAYDVITELAAAGT from the coding sequence ATGAACTGGGAGGATTTCCGACAGTGGGGCCGCCGTGCGGCCGATTGGGCCGCAGACTACCACGCGGGCCTGCGCAATGAACCCGTCCGCGCACAGGTCGCCCCCGGTGCCGTGCTCTCTGCCCTGCCCGACGCCCCGCCCGAAGGGGCCGAGGCGATGCAGGCGATTTTCGACGATTTTGAGCAGACCATCATGCCCGGCATGACCCATTGGCAGCACCCCCGGTTCTTTGCGTATTTCCCGGCCAATGCCGCGCCTGTCTCGGTGCTGGCGGAATATTTCGTCTCTGCCATCGCGGCGCAGTGTATGCTGTGGCAGACCTCTCCGGCGGCGACAGAGCTGGAAACCCGCGTCTGCGATTGGATGCGCCAAGCGATCGGTCTGCCCGATGGGTTCACCGGCGTGATCCAAGACAGCGCCAGTTCCGCCACGCTTTGCGCCGTGCTGACGATGCGTGAGCGGGCATTGGATTGGCAGGGCAACAAGGCAGGTCTGTCGGGCCAGCCGCGCCTGCGGGTCTATTGCTCGGCAGAGGTGCACACCTCGGTCGACCGCGCCATTTGGATTGCGGGGCTGGGCGAAGAGAACCTTGTGCGTATCCCTACCCACGGCCCAACCCGCGCGATGGATGCCGATGCCTTGCGCGCCGCCATCGCCGCCGACCGCGCGGCGGGGCATCAGCCCGCGGGCATCATCGCCTGCACCGGCGGCACCAGCGCGGGGGCCAGCGATGATATCGCCGCCGTGATGGATGTGGCCGAGGCCGAGGGGCTTTATACCCATGTTGATGCCGCTTGGGCCGGATCGGCGATGATCTGCCCTGAGTTCCGCAGCCTCTGGGCCGGGGTCGTGCGGGCCGATTCCGTGGTCATGAACCCGCATAAATGGCTCGGCGCGCAGTTTGATTGCACCACGCATTTCCTGCGCAATCCCGACGATTTGGTCCGCACATTGGCGATCCAGCCGGAATATCTGAAAACCCACGGCGCGGATGGGATCGTGAACTATTCCGAATGGTCGGTCCCACTGGGCCGCCGTTTTCGCGCCCTGAAACTATGGTTCCTGATCCGTGCCCATGGGCTGGGAGGGCTGCGCGAAATGATCCGAAACCATGTGACATGGGCACAGGATTTGGCCGCGCGGCTGGAGGCGACTGAGGGTTTTGAGGTCGTGACCCAGCCGATGCTCTCGCTCTTCACCTTTCGCCACCTCGCGACCGCAGACCTTGATGCGCATAACCAAGACCTGCTCAATCGCATCAACGACGATGGTCGCATTTACTTGACTCAGACCCGTATCGACGGAGCTTTGGTGATCCGCTTTCAGGCAGGTGCCTTCACCGCCACGGCCGAGGATGTGGCCATGGCCTATGATGTGATCACCGAATTGGCCGCCGCTGGCACTTAA
- a CDS encoding site-specific integrase — MVTDVRKNYPGLTVERLPSGKERLRVRVEGKPNRKIRLNVDLDHPKFSEHYWSARAGIQLPFEPETTAVRHSIQWLTDKYLAHLQRMVDARQASPTTLRKRKSQLNWLCSFATEDGDAYGEMSLSAPSAAFVRARDARAATPAEADNIIKAARSMYKWACDVGHAEVNPLTGVGKIHRGQGGATPWTVDDLRKFKERHPKGSMAHLALTLHMFTGARSGDAIWLGRGQEFESHGMRWLGWQPRKRGAAYVEIPVAPPLSEAVAAVARIGEAFILNEYGKPFKNADSYRNWLRKRCDEAGLSGRSSHGIRKALAELLAEEGCSEHQIMAVLSHTQPSTSAIYTKDAERRVLAAEAMRAINGFEW; from the coding sequence ATGGTGACCGATGTGCGCAAAAACTACCCAGGCCTAACCGTGGAGCGGCTACCTTCCGGCAAAGAGCGGCTGCGCGTTCGCGTTGAAGGCAAACCGAACAGGAAAATTCGCCTCAACGTCGATCTGGATCATCCTAAGTTTTCAGAGCACTATTGGAGTGCCCGGGCTGGCATCCAGCTTCCCTTCGAGCCAGAAACCACGGCCGTGCGCCACTCGATACAATGGTTGACCGACAAGTATTTGGCGCATTTGCAGCGAATGGTCGATGCACGGCAGGCGTCCCCCACAACGCTCCGGAAGCGGAAGAGCCAGCTGAATTGGCTGTGCAGTTTCGCGACCGAGGATGGAGATGCTTACGGCGAGATGAGCCTAAGTGCCCCGAGCGCGGCATTCGTTCGCGCAAGGGATGCGCGCGCCGCCACGCCAGCTGAGGCCGACAACATTATCAAGGCCGCCCGATCGATGTACAAGTGGGCCTGCGATGTTGGCCATGCAGAGGTCAATCCGCTCACCGGAGTTGGCAAGATCCATCGCGGCCAGGGCGGAGCGACGCCCTGGACCGTGGATGACCTTAGAAAATTCAAAGAGCGCCACCCCAAAGGAAGCATGGCGCATCTCGCACTCACATTGCACATGTTTACCGGCGCTCGATCAGGCGATGCGATCTGGCTTGGACGCGGTCAGGAGTTCGAGAGCCATGGCATGCGTTGGCTTGGCTGGCAGCCCAGAAAGCGGGGCGCGGCCTATGTTGAGATTCCCGTCGCACCTCCATTGAGCGAGGCGGTCGCAGCCGTCGCCCGGATCGGTGAAGCGTTCATTTTGAACGAGTACGGCAAGCCATTCAAAAACGCCGACAGTTATCGAAACTGGTTGCGCAAGCGATGTGATGAAGCCGGCCTTTCGGGTAGGTCCTCTCACGGAATTCGCAAAGCGCTGGCCGAGTTGCTCGCGGAGGAGGGGTGTAGCGAACACCAGATCATGGCCGTGCTTTCACACACTCAGCCAAGCACATCCGCGATCTACACAAAGGACGCCGAACGCCGCGTTTTGGCGGCCGAGGCGATGCGTGCAATTAATGGATTTGAGTGGTGA
- a CDS encoding phage Gp37/Gp68 family protein: protein MAEQSKIEWTDHTFNPWEGCQKVAPECDNCYAEARDVRFTGGAHWGPKAPRRRTSAQNWNKPRRWNAQAQAFHAAHGRRQRVFCASLADVFDNAVDASWRDDLWALIRECDQLDWLLLTKRPQNIAKMLPPDWGNGWPHVWLGTSAGTQKSADQNIPHLLKAPAAVRFVSAEPLLGSIDFAAVPKEKISKNITICFGALTGVDGLGHSGPRIDWVICGGESGPNARPMHPDWARSLRNQCRAAGAAFFFKQWGSWAAEIDRDEDDPDWRANYSKAKRDGWAILNVEGGTGFHGDRVHLMKRVTKSAAGRSLDGQLLNEVPYGCL from the coding sequence ATGGCTGAGCAGTCGAAAATTGAATGGACCGACCACACTTTCAATCCATGGGAGGGTTGTCAGAAGGTCGCGCCAGAATGCGACAACTGCTACGCGGAGGCGCGCGACGTGCGCTTCACAGGTGGCGCCCATTGGGGCCCAAAGGCTCCACGTCGCAGGACCAGCGCGCAGAACTGGAATAAGCCACGCCGGTGGAATGCGCAGGCCCAAGCCTTCCACGCCGCTCACGGACGGCGACAGCGGGTTTTCTGCGCATCGCTTGCTGATGTCTTCGACAATGCGGTGGACGCCAGCTGGCGCGATGATCTTTGGGCTCTCATCCGGGAGTGCGACCAGTTGGACTGGCTACTGCTGACCAAACGCCCACAGAACATCGCGAAGATGTTGCCGCCGGATTGGGGCAATGGCTGGCCCCACGTTTGGCTTGGCACCAGCGCCGGGACGCAGAAGTCAGCTGACCAGAATATTCCGCATCTTCTGAAAGCGCCTGCCGCCGTCCGCTTCGTCAGCGCAGAGCCGCTTTTGGGAAGCATAGACTTTGCCGCGGTTCCGAAGGAGAAAATCAGCAAGAACATCACCATCTGCTTTGGTGCATTGACGGGGGTCGATGGCCTCGGCCACAGCGGCCCGCGAATTGATTGGGTCATCTGTGGTGGCGAGAGCGGCCCAAACGCCCGCCCGATGCACCCCGATTGGGCGCGCAGCTTGCGCAACCAATGCCGCGCAGCAGGTGCGGCCTTTTTCTTCAAGCAATGGGGAAGCTGGGCCGCGGAGATCGATCGTGACGAGGATGACCCGGACTGGCGGGCAAACTACTCGAAAGCCAAGCGCGACGGATGGGCTATCTTAAACGTCGAAGGCGGTACAGGATTTCATGGCGACCGCGTGCACCTGATGAAGCGGGTGACGAAGAGCGCGGCCGGGCGATCGCTTGACGGCCAACTTTTGAACGAGGTGCCATATGGTTGCCTATAA
- a CDS encoding DUF2303 family protein, producing the protein MTEELTQFSTENTAATMRDVMEKIGGSESIEQPDDFDLKSAHLITVPSHRKVEDLTARYREAAEFLKPARRRGTARLDDLQSLIDWANRFKGPTSALFAKPDLNAPTITCIADYHAEGPADQDTATGDPTARHCHHRAIYNFPLSEEWKAWIGVAGQPLEKDDLGEFIEANAKDIMDPTAAILAAKESDKNQPWENRLIQTAHQIEGRYGQLTQLLQMSRQFQVYETSNLKVTSNRDTGESEIQFLNEHKGADGKPLQIPNLIIIAIPVFMGGAPYRMPVRFRYRKMGGAVRFILSIYNPEKAFEAAFKEAVAEATEKTELPIFKGEPES; encoded by the coding sequence GTGACCGAAGAACTCACACAATTCAGCACCGAAAACACCGCCGCGACGATGCGCGACGTCATGGAGAAGATTGGCGGATCGGAATCCATCGAGCAGCCGGATGATTTCGACCTGAAAAGCGCCCATCTGATTACAGTGCCAAGTCATCGCAAGGTTGAAGACCTGACCGCCAGATACCGAGAAGCGGCGGAGTTTCTGAAGCCAGCCCGCCGTAGGGGCACCGCCCGATTGGATGACCTGCAAAGCCTGATCGACTGGGCGAACCGCTTCAAAGGGCCGACATCGGCGCTTTTTGCCAAGCCAGACCTGAACGCCCCGACGATCACTTGCATTGCGGACTATCATGCCGAAGGCCCTGCCGATCAAGACACCGCCACCGGTGACCCCACCGCCCGCCATTGCCATCATCGAGCAATCTACAATTTCCCTTTGTCGGAAGAATGGAAGGCGTGGATAGGTGTTGCTGGCCAGCCGCTGGAAAAGGATGACCTGGGCGAGTTCATCGAGGCCAACGCCAAGGACATCATGGACCCGACGGCAGCCATTCTCGCCGCGAAGGAAAGTGACAAGAACCAGCCGTGGGAAAACCGCCTTATTCAGACGGCTCATCAGATCGAAGGCCGTTATGGCCAGCTGACCCAACTGCTGCAGATGTCGCGCCAGTTTCAGGTGTACGAAACCAGCAATCTGAAGGTGACCAGCAATCGCGACACTGGCGAAAGCGAAATCCAGTTCCTGAACGAACACAAGGGCGCTGACGGGAAGCCGCTTCAGATCCCCAACCTTATTATCATCGCCATCCCGGTCTTCATGGGCGGTGCCCCGTACCGGATGCCAGTGCGGTTTCGCTATCGCAAGATGGGCGGCGCGGTTCGCTTCATCTTATCCATCTATAACCCGGAGAAGGCGTTCGAGGCGGCGTTCAAGGAGGCTGTCGCTGAGGCCACCGAAAAGACCGAACTGCCGATCTTCAAAGGCGAGCCTGAAAGCTAA